In the Theobroma cacao cultivar B97-61/B2 chromosome 1, Criollo_cocoa_genome_V2, whole genome shotgun sequence genome, one interval contains:
- the LOC18612762 gene encoding xyloglucan endotransglucosylase/hydrolase protein 2: MVAMEKRFFFALLLTAIVNASRANDVSFDQNYHITWGNSHVTSLNEGREIHISMDNVSGARFQSNARYASGFFQMKIKIPNKDSTGVVTAFYLIDNKGEGDHDELDFEFLGSKGQPCTLQTNVFANDKGGREQRYHLWFDPTADFHTYGILWNQHQIVFYVDNTPIRVSKNISNIGVNYPSQTLVIQASIWDGEGWASNGRKLDWSQQPFTARFQGFTVDGCQSLENSNKEQCYDSSLWWNGNTYWGLDPAKQKALEDAKSRIYV; the protein is encoded by the exons ATGGTGGCTATGGAAAAgag GTTCTTCTTTGCTCTTCTCCTGACGGCTATAGTAAATGCAAGCAGAGCAAATGATGTTAGTTTTGATCAGAATTACCACATTACATGGGGAAACTCTCATGTAACATCTCTAAACGAAGGAAGAgaaattcatatttcaatGGATAATGTTTCAG GGGCCAGGTTCCAATCCAACGCGAGATATGCTTCAGGGTTTttccaaatgaaaataaagataCCTAACAAGGATTCTACAGGAGTTGTCACAGCTTTCTAT TTGATAGATAACAAAGGAGAAGGAGACCATGATGAGCttgattttgagtttttgGGCAGCAAGGGGCAACCTTGTACATTGCAAACAAATGTTTTTGCTAATGATAAAGGAGGCAGAGAGCAAAGGTATCATCTTTGGTTTGATCCCACTGCTGACTTTCATACATATGGAATTCTTTGGAATCAGCATCAAATAGT GTTTTATGTGGACAACACACCCATAAGAGTTTCCAAGAACATTTCAAATATTGGAGTGAATTATCCATCGCAGACATTAGTAATTCAAGCAAGCATATGGGATGGAGAAGGTTGGGCATCAAATGGAAGAAAACTCGATTGGAGTCAGCAACCTTTCACCGCTAGGTTTCAAGGATTTACCGTGGATGGGTGTCAATCATTGGAGAACAGCAACAAAGAGCAATGCTACGATTCCAGTTTGTGGTGGAATGGGAATACATATTGGGGACTAGACCCGGCTAAGCAGAAAGCATTGGAGGATGCAAAGAGCCGAATATATGTTTGA